From Carassius auratus strain Wakin chromosome 22, ASM336829v1, whole genome shotgun sequence, a single genomic window includes:
- the LOC113040438 gene encoding NLR family CARD domain-containing protein 3-like produces the protein MSLSQKQSVRSDSHVSGSVSVKSDWSKDNPPDFSEETTSRTKRLQCETLDPDLQSHRNHKHFTDSLLQIFQDLESKIMTFLKKELEKFKKILQKEDLQYFVKDFNENRCSMKEAALDLTLYFLREMKQDEAADTLEDELIFIHQLKCSLKKKYQCVFEGIAKQGDSTLLKNIYTDLYITQGCSEQVNTEHEVRQIEVASRRHESQEIQVECKHLFEAPEQDKQIRTVLTKGVAGIGKSVSVQKFVLDWAEGKENQDISFIFPLPFREMNLKKQEKLSLMDLITQFFPETKGLKLTRINQFKVLFILDGLDECRLPVNFKDNETWSDVSSPASLDVLLTNLIKGNLLPSALIWITSRPAAASKIPPDCIDRLTEIRGFNDAQKEEYFRKRITDENQAKEIIDHVKQSKSLFIMCHIPVFCWISATVLQNILEEKRNNVVKNNQTDDVSKTLQESNTEDTPKTLTQMYTHFLRFQIQQSRRKYDGEHTPDVSWDKDALFSLGKLAFDQLERNNVIFYDTDLEACGIDVYKASVYSGMCTQIFKEETGITLGTMYCFVHLSIQEFIAALYAHLFLDIKKKCVFDQDSTEQENKSETMIDLLKTAVDKALESDNGHLDLFLRFLLGLSLQSNQRLLQGLLTQQDRNEQSKKEIVQYIKQKLESNLSPERSINLFYCLNELNDQTLMKDIQTHLSKGSLSSADLSPAQWSALVFVLLTSDEELEEFELQKFKKSDECLIRLSAVIKTCKRALLNDCGLTDKSCPALASVLGSDTNLKELNMNNNNLQDYGVKLLCTGLKNINCKLEILRLSDCSITEEGYKALSSALRSNPSHLIELDLTGNDPGESGVKQLSDLLQDPNCQLNTLRLSDCSISEEGYKALSSALRSNPSHLIELDLTGNDPGESGVKLFSDLLQD, from the exons atgagtctctcacagaaacagag tgtaagatcagactcacatgtgtccggctctgtgtctgtgaagagtgactggtCAAAGGATAATCCACCGGACTtcagtgaagaaacaacatcAAGAACCAAACG GCTTCAGTGTGAAACATTGGATCCAGATTTACAGTCTCACAGGAACCACAAGCATTTTACAGACAGTCTCCTGCAGATCTTCcag gatcttgagagcaaaataatgacatttctaaagaaagaactggaaaagtttaagaaaatattacaaaaagaggacttgcaatactttgtgaaggactttaatgagaacagatgcagtatgaaagaagcagctcttgatctcacgctctacttcctgagagagatgaagcaagatgaagctgctgatactcTAGAAG atgagctgatcttcattcatcagctaaagtgtagcctaaagaagaagtatcaatgtgtgtttgaaggaattgcaaagcaaggagactctacacttctgaagaacatctacacagatctctatatcactcagggttgtagtgaacaggtcaatactgaacatgaggtaagacagattgaagttgcttccagacgtcatgaatcacaggagatacaggttgagtgcaaacatttgtttgaagcacctgaacaagacaagcagatcagaactgtactgacaaaaggagttgctggcatcggaaaatcagtctctgtgcagaagtttgttctggattgggccgaaggaaaagaaaatcaagatatcagcttcatatttcctcttccatttagagagatgaacttaaagaagcaagaaaaactaagtttgatggaccttataactcagtttttcccagaaACAAAAGGACTGAAGCTTACAAGAATAAATCAATTCAAAGTCTTGTTTATacttgatggattggatgaatgtcgacttcctgtaaactttaaggataatgagacgtggtctgatgtttcctcaccagcctctctggatgttctcctgacgaacctcatcaagggaaatctgcttccttctgctctcatctggatcaccagcagaccagcagctgccagtaagattcctcctgactgcatcgaccggctgacagagatacgaggattcaatgatgcacaaaaggaggagtacttcagaaaaagaatcacggatgagaatcaggccaaagaaatcattgatcatgttaaacaatcaaagagtctctttatcatgtgccacatcccagtcttctgctggatttcagccactgttctccagaacattttagaggagaaaagaaacaatgttgtgaaaaacaatcagactgatgatgtctccaaaacactgcaggagtcaaatactgaagacactcctaagactctgacacaaatgtacacacacttcctcagatttcagatccagcagagcagacgaaagtatgatggagaacatacaccagatgtttcctgggataaagatgccctcttttcactggggaaactggcatttgatcagctggaaagaaacaatgtgatcttctatgacacagatctggaagcctgtggtattgacgtctataaggcatcagtgtactcaggcatgtgtacccagatctttaaggaggaaacagggatcactcttggtaccatgtactgcttcgttcacttgagcattcaagagtttattgcagccctttatgcacatctgtttctagacataaagaagaagtgtgtgtttgatcaagactctacagaacaggaaaacaaaagtgaaaccatgattgatttgctcaagactgcagtggacaaggcactagagagtgataatggacacctggatctttttcttcgtttcctccttggtttgtcactccagtccaatcagagactcttacagggtctGTTGACCCAGCAAGATAGAAATGAGCAAAgcaaaaaggaaatagttcagtacatcaagcagaaattagagtctaatctgtctccagagagatccatcaatctgttctactgtctgaatgaactgaacgaccaaactctgatgaaagacattcagacccaccttagcaaaggaagtctctcatctgctgatctttcacctgcccagtggtctgctttggtctttgtgttgttgacatcagacgAGGAGttggaggagtttgagcttcagaaattcaagaaatcagacgagtgtctcattagattatcagcagtcatcaaaacctgcaaaagagctct gctaaatgattgtggcttaactgacaaaagctgtccagctctggcttcagttcttggatcagataccaatctgaaagagctgaacatgaacaataataatctgcaggattatGGAGTGAAGCTACTCTGCACTGGACTGAAGAATATAAACTGCAAATTAGAGATACTGAG actttcagactgcagtatcactgaagaaggttataaagctctgtcctcagctctgagatcaaacccttcacacctgatagagctggatctcacaggaaatgatcctggagaatcaggagtgaagcagctcagtgatttactacaggatccaaactgtcaactcaacacactgag actttcagactgcagtatcagtgaagaaggttataaagctctgtcttcagctctgagatcaaatccttcacacctgatagagctggatctcacaggaaatgatcctggagaatcaggagtgaagctgttcagtgatttactacaggat